A window of Cellulomonas wangleii genomic DNA:
CGGCTGGGGCTGCTGGCGCACTGGGTGCGCGACCGGCGCGTCCCGCTGGAGGTGTGCCCGTCGTCCAACCTGCAGACGGGCGCGGCCGCCTCGGTGGCGGCCCATCCCGTGACGCTGCTGCGTCGCGCCGGGTTCGAGGTCACCGTCAACACGGACAACCGCCTGCAGTCCGGCACGTCGCTGTCGCGCGAGCTGGGTCTGCTGGTGCGGGAGGCGGGGTGGACGCTCGACGACGTGGTCGACGTGACCGTGACCGCCGCCCGGCACACGTTCCTGCACCAGGACGAGCGCCACGCGCTCGTCGACCGCATCACCGGCCCGGCGGTCCCGCCGGGCGCAGCACGCCCCGGGAGGCACCGCGCATGACCACCGACGACACCCCGACCACGCACGTCCCCCTCGACGCCGTCGGCCTCGCACGCTTCGTCGACCACACGCTGCTCAAGCCGGAGGCCACGCGGGCCGACGTGGAGGCGCTGGTGGCCGAGGGCGTCGAGCTCGGGGTGTACTCCGTGTGCGTGTCGCCCTCGTTCCTGCCGCTGGAGATCCCCGTCGGTCTGGACGGTGCGCCGGACCTGCTGGTCGCGACGGTCTGCGGGTTCCCGTCGGGCAAGCACCACAGCGACGTCAAGGCGGCCGAGGCGGCGCGCGCGGTGGCGGACGGCGCCGCGGAGGTCGACATGGTCATCGACGTGGGTGCCGCCAAGGAGCGTCGCTTCGTCGACGTCGGCCGCGACATCGCCGCCGTGCGCGCGGCCGTGCCCGCCCCGACCGTCCTGAAGGTCATCATCGAGTCCGCCGCGCTGACGGACGACGAGATCGTGCACGTCTGCGAGGCTGCGGAGGCCGCGGGTGCGGACTTCGTCAAGACGTCGACGGGCTTCCACCCGGCGGGCGGCGCCACGGTGCACGCCGTGCGGCTGATGTCGCGGACGGTCGGCGGCCGGCTGGGCGTCAAGGCGTCGGGCGGGATCCGGACGGCGGCGGACGCGCTCGCGATGATCGAGGCCGGGGCCACCCGGCTGGGGCTGTCGGGCACCGCATCCGTGCTCGCGGGCCTGACGGCGGACGGCGACTACTGACCTCTCGGGTTCCGGCGCGATGAGAGAGGCGTGAGAATCTGCCGCTCGGTCGGGTGAATACCCGCTGATCCGGACGATTCGGGCGTTGACTGGTCCGCGGAGGGCAGACCATGGTGGACGGTCGTCCGGATAGCGCTCGCTCGACGCCGACCACGCAGGTCAGGAGCAGGTCCGCCCGGTCCACCCGGACCCCGACGGCGCGCACCGCCGGGAGGAGACGCACGCGGCATGGGCCCGATCAGGCGCGGCACGGTCGTCGTGGCGCTCGTCGCGGCCTTCGTGCTGGGCGCGGCCCTGGCGAGCGCCCTCGGGGACCACGGGGCCGAGCGGCTCCGGCTCGCCGTCCCTGAGCCGTGGCGCGCCGCGTGGTCGGAGGCGCACGTGCTCGAGGGCGACCGGGTGGCGCTCGCGTGGGGCGGGCGCGCCGGGCCCGACCCGACCGCCGCGCCGGACGCCCTGCGGTTCGACCCGGACGTCGTCGTCGCCCAGCTCGAGGCGCTGCACGCGCTCGACGTCGACGAGGCCGGTCTGGGTGCGGACGAGGGGCCGCTGGCGGAGCACAAGCTCCTCGTCGTGGTCGACGGGACGTGGGCGCAGGGTCCGGGCGCCGCCACGCCCGTGGACCCGCCCGTGACCGCCGACGAGCCGTCCGGCGACCCGGTGCCGCCGACCCGGGGGGCGGTCGTCGACGGGATCGCGCTCCTGCGGGTGCAGCCCGCCGTGCTGGCGTCCTCCCTCGAGCCGGAGGTCGCCGCGGCCGCCGTCGCCGGTGCGACGGCGTCGGCCTCCGCCGCCGCGACGCCGTCAGCCGCGGGTCCCGCCCCGACCGACGGTGCGGCGCGGTCCGCGGGGGTGCCGGTGCCGGCCGGTACGCCGTGGGAGCTCGCCCGGGGTGTCGCGGAGGCCCTGCAGCACCTCACCGCGGCGGCGCACCCCGGGCACGGCCTCACACCCGAGTCGGCGGCGACCCTGCGCACGGCGGCGTCCGCGTACCTGGCGACGCTCGCGGTGCCAGGGGACCATGCCGACGTCTCGGACCACCTGCTCGCCCCGCACCTCGCCTGGGGCAGCGCACGCCAGGGTGCGGCGGGGTGGCTGCTGCTGCAGCACCTCGCCGACCGTTCGTCGCCGCGGCTCGTGGGCGACCTGTGGACCGGCTCCTCCGACACCGAGCACCTGCTCGGCGCGTACGTTCGGCTCACGTCCTCCAACGCCGCGGCGCTCAACCGCCGGGTGACGCAGTACGCCATGCGCGTGGCCGTCGACGACCTCACGCCGGGCGGGCTGCACCAGGGCGTGGACCCCGTCCTCGTCGCGCACCGCACCACGCCCGTGGAGGCCGTGGCGGACGACCCTTCGCACCACCGGGTGACCGGTACGTTCGCGCCGGGTGCGTACGGCTACACCGTGGTGCGGCTCGTGCCCGACGGGTCCGGCACCGACGTGCGGGTGCGCGTGCGCGGGCACGTCGGCAGCGGGGCGGGGGAGCACCCCGGCTGGAGCTTCGGGCTCGTCGCGGTCGGGCCGGGCGGCCCGCGGTACAGCCCCGTCACGGAGGCCACCGACGGTGAGCTGCGCCTCGCGCTGCGCGCCGGCGAGGACGAGGTGTACCTCGTGGTCACGGCTACGCCGACCGAGGTGGTCGCCTCGGGGCTGGAGACGTTCCCCCGGACCGCCCGCTACCCCTACGAGTTCCGGGTCGCGGGCGCGACGGTGTCCGACCCCGTCGCCGACCTCGCCGCCGAGGGCGGCCACCGGCACCCGCACGGGGGCGGCTGGGTCGACGACACCGCGCGCGTCGACCCTGCCGCGTACGTCGCGACGGGTGCCGTGGTGCGGGGCGACGCCGTCGTCGGCCCGGGAGTGCGTCTCGAGGGGCGCGCGTGGGTGGAGGGCGGCGCCGAGCTCACGGGCGACGTGGTCGTGCGCGACGTCGCACGGGTGCTGGGATCGGCGCGGCTGTCGGGCGAGGTCGTGCTGGGAGGTGACGCCGTCGTCGGGTTCACGTGCGACGCCGGCGCCTACACCGCCTACCGCCCGGGCGCGGTCTGCGACCCGTCCGCGGTGGACACCGACGTGAACCCCGTCGTGCCGCCCTTCGCCCCGGGGGAGACGACCCTCAGCGACGGACTGCCCACGGTGACGCCGTCGAGCGGGCCGACGCCCGAGGCCGGCCCGGAGCCGTCCGTCACGTCCCCGTCGCGTCCGGCGGCGGCGACGCCGCCCGCCGCTGCACCACCCTCGGACGGGGCGCAGCCGGGCGTGGCGGCGCCGCCGGCGGCCGTGCCCGCGGGCGCCTGCACCGCCACCTACGAGGTGGTGACCTCGTGGCCGGGCGGCATGCAGGCCCAGGTCACCGTGACCGCCACGACGTCGGGGGTCCGCGGCTGGGTGCTCACCTGGACGCAGCCCGACGGGCTGGAGATCACCGAGCAGTGGGCCGCGGAGATCACCCGCAGCGGGAGCACGGTGACGGCGGAGAACATGCCGTGGAACGGCATCATCGAGGACGGGGGCAGCGTGACGTTCGGTTTCAACGGCACGGCCGCGAGCGACACCGCCCGGTCCGTCCCGCAGGTGCGCTGCACGCGTACCGGCTGAGGCCCCCACGCACCCGGTCGAGCGGCGGACGCCGCCGCTCGACCGGTCAGCTCCCGTCCAGGCCCAGCGCGGTCCGCACGTCGGCCGCCAGGTGGTCCAGGCGCTCGCGTGCCGTGCGGTGCGCGGTGTCGAGGGCGCCACGGTCCGCGTCGGCGGCGACGGGGACGACGACCTCGAGGTAGGCCTTGACCTTGGGCTCGGTGCCCGACGGGCGCACGACCACCCGCGTGCCGTCGGCCGTGAGGAGCCGCAGCCCGTCGGTCGGGGGCAGCCCGCCGCGGTCGTCGTCGGTGCCGGCGGCCAGGTCCACGACCTCGACCACGGGCGAGCCGGCCAGCTGCGCCGGCGGCCGCTCCCGCAGCGCGGACATCGTCGCGCCGATGCGGCTGAGGTCGGCGAACCGCGCGCTGACCTGCCCGGTCGCGTGCAGGCCGTGGGCGCGGGCCAGGTCGTCCAGCGCGTCGACGAGAGTGCGGCCCTCCGCCGCCAGGCGGGCGGCCAGGTCGCACACCCGCACGGCGGCCGACATGCCGTCCTTGTCACGCACGTGCGCGGGGTCGACGCAGTACCCCAGCGCCTCCTCGTACCCGAAGACCAGACCGTCGACGCGGGAGATCCACTTGAAGCCGGTGAGCGTCGAGGCGAACCGCAGCCCGGCGTCGGCGGCGATCGCCGCCAGCAGGCGCGACGACACGATCGAGCACGCGAGCGTCGGTGCCGCGCCGTCGGGGCGGTCGTCCGCGCGCACCCGGGCGGCCGCGTCGGCGCCCAGCAGGGCACCGACCTCGTCGCCGGTGAGCATGCGCCAGCCGTCGGCCTGCGGGGTCTCCGGCCCGCGGGCGGGCACGTGCGCGCGGGGGTCGATCAGGGCGAGGGCGCACCGGTCGGCGTCGGGGTCGACCGCCACGACGAGGTCGGCCCGCATCGCGGCGGCCAGCGCCAGCGCGAGGTCGGTCGCGCCCGGCTCCTCGGGGTTGGGGAAGGCGACCGTGGGGAAGTCGGGGTCCGGCTCCGCCTGCTCAGGCACCAGGGTGACGTCGGTGAAGCCCGCACGCGTCAGGACGTCGCGCGTCAGGGCGCCGCCCACGCCGTGCAGCGGGGTCACGACGACCTTCAGCCGGGCGCGGTGGTCCGGGTCGCCGCCCGGGGCGACGGCGGCGGCGTCGGCGGCGTACGCCTCGACCACGTCCTCGCCGAGGACGGTCCAGCCGGACGCGGCGCGCGGCACGGACGCGACCGACGGCACGCGGGCGATCGCCGCCGCGATGGCGGTGTCCGCGGGCGGCACGATCTGGGCGCCCTGCCCGGCGCCGGTGACGACGCGCCCGCCGAGGTACACCTTGTACCCGTTGTCCTGCGGCGGGTTGTGCGATGCGGTCACCATGACGCCGGCGTCGGCCCCGAACCGCCGGACGGCCGAGGCGAGCACCGGGGTCGGCAGCGGCCGCGGCAGCAGCAGCACGTCGATCCCGACCGCCGTCATGACCGCCGCGGTGTCGAGCGCGAACGTGTGCGAGTTGTGGCGCGCGTCGTAACCGACGACCACGCGGGGCGGCGGGGTCGCACCCTCGAGCTCACCGGTGAGGAAGTCCGCCAGCCCCGCCGCGGCGCGGATCACGACGGCGCGGTTCATGCGGTGCGGTCCGCCGCCCAGCTCACCGCGCAGACCCGCGGTGCCGAACTGCAGGAGCCCGCTGAACCGGTCCTCGAGGTCGGCGCGGGCGGCCTGCGCCTCCTGGCGTGCCAGGTCGGCCACCGGTCCGTCGTCACCGGGCTCGGGCGTGTCCCGCGCGGTCTGCAGCAGCGACGTCAGCTCGTCGGCCGTCCGCGGGTCCGGGTCGTCGGCCACCCAGGCCCCGACCCGGCGCACCAGGTCGTCCCAGGCGTCGTCCTCCACCGGGTCGGCGGCGGGGTTCCGGTCGGTCGCGGCCGGCGCCGGGGCGTCCCCGCGCAGCACGTCGTCGTTGTCCGTGGCGCTCACGGACACCAACCTACTGGCGGGGCCACGGCCCGGCACCGTCACCGCGTGCGCCTCACAACCGCCGCACGACCTCCGCGAGCAGCGCGCTGATGCGCGGCCCGGCGGCGCGTCCGGCCTCGAGGACCTCGGCGTGGTCGAGCGGCTCCGGGCTGATGCCCGCGGCCAGGTTGGTCACCAGCGAGATGCCGAGCACCTCGAGACCCGCGTGGCGGGCGGCGATGGCCTCCAGGGTGGTGGACATGCCGACGAGGTCGCCCCCGAGGCGGCCGGCCATGGCGACCTCCGCGGGCGTCTCGTAGTGCGGGCCGGGGAACTGCACGTACACGCCCTCGTCGAGCGACGCGTCGACCTCCCGCGCCACGGCACGCAGCCGGGACGAGTACAGGTCGGTGAGGTCCACGAAGGTCGCGCCCTCGAGCGGCGACGTCGCCGTGAGGTTGATGTGGTCGCGGATCAGCACGGGCGTGCCCGGCCCCCACGCCAGGTTCAGGCCGCCGCAGCCGTTGGTGAGCACCACCGTCGACGCACCCGTGGCCGCGGCGGTCCGCACGCCGTGCACGACGCGACGCACGCCGCGCCCCTCGTACAGGTGGGTGCGCGAGCCCAGCACCAGCGCGTACCGGTCGGGCCGGGTGCCGTCACCCGCGATCCGCACCGAGCGCAGCATGCCGACGTGGCCCGCCACCGCGGCCCGCGTGAACCCGGGGACCTCGTGGCTCGGGATCTCGGTGACGGTCTCGCCGAGCAGGTCCGCCGCACCGCCCCACCCGGAGCCCAGCACGAGTGCGACGTCGTGCCGCGCGACGCCGGTGCGCTGCGCGATCACCTCCGCCGCGAGTCGTGCCACGTCGAAGGGGTCGGTCGTCGGGTCGTCGAGGCTGGGCAGCGCGCCACCGGTGAGGTCGCGGGCGGGGGAGACGTCGGTCATGGGAACAGGCTAACCACGTGCCGGCCGGGCAGGATGGGGCCCGTGACCAGCGAGCAGACCTCCGCAGCCCCCGACCAGCCGCAGGTGCCGGCCGTCACCGCCGCCTCGACCGTGCGCGACGCACCGGACGACCCGCCCGCCGGGCACGTCGTGATCGTGGGCGGCGGACCGGGCGGCTACGAGGCGGCGCTCGTCGCTCGACGCCTCGGCGCGCGCGTGACCGTGGTCGAGCGCGCGGGCCTCGGCGGCGCGGCCGTCCTCACCGACGTCGTGCCGTCCAAGACGCTCATCGCGACGGCCGAGTGGATGACGATCGCCGACCGCGCACCCGAGCTGGGCATCCGGCTGGACGCGCTCGCGGCCGTCGGCGCCGGTGCGTCCGGCGCCGGCCCCGGGACCGCGCTGCGCCACAGCATCGACCTGCGGGCGGTCAACGCCCGGGTCAAGGCGCTGGCGAGCGCGCAGTCCGACGACATCCGGGCGCGCCTGGCGCGCGAGGGCGTCGACGTCGTCACCGGCACCGGTCGACTGCTCGACCCGGGACGCGTGGCCGTGACCGGTGAGGACGGCCGGGAGCACGAGCTCGCGGCCGACGTGGTGCTGCTGGCGACCGGTGCCACGCCGCGGGTGCTGCCCGACGCGCGCCCGGACGGCGAGCGGATCCTCACGTGGACGGAGATGTACGACCTCGACGAGCTGCCGGAGCGGCTGGTCGTCGTCGGGTCCGGTGTGACGGGGGCGGAGTTCGCCGGTGCGTACACGTCGCTCGGCGCGGACGTCGTCCTGGTGTCGAGCCGCGACCGGGTGCTGCCGGGCGAGGACGCCGACGCCGCGGAGCTCATCGAGCGGATCTTCACCCAGCGCGGCATGACCGTGATGTCGCGCTCGCGCGCGTCGGCCGCGCGCCGGACGGCCGACGGCGTCGTCGTGACCCTGGAGGACGGCCGCACGGTGGAGGGCTCGCACGTGCTCTTCGCGGTGGGCTCGGTGCCCACCACGCGCGGGCTCGGGCTCGAGGAGGCCGGCGTGCGCGTGACGCCGTCCGGGCACGTCGAGGTCGACAAGGTCTCGCGCACCAACGTGCGCGGCGTGTACGCGGCCGGCGACTGCACCGGCGTGCTGCCGCTGGCGTCCGTCGCGGCCACGCAGGGGCGCATCGCCATGTCCCACGCGCTGGGCGACGCGGTCCGACCGCTGTCGCTGCGGGGCATCTCGGCCAACATCTTCACGGCGCCCGAGATCGCGACGGTGGGGCTCTCGGAGGCACGGCTGCGCGAGACGGGGACGCACTACCGCACCAGCACGCTCCCGCTGTCGCGCAACCCGCGCGCCAAGATGCTGGGCGTGCGCGACGGGTTCGTGAAGATCTTCGCCCACGCGGGCACCGGCACGATCCTGGGCGCCGTGGTGGTGGGCCCGCGGGCGAGCGAGTCGATCTTCCCGCTCACCCTGGCCGTCACGCACCGGCTCACGGCCGACCAGGTCGCGGAGGCCTCCACGGTGTACCCGTCGATGTCGGGGACGATCGCCGAGGTGGCGCGCATGCTCCACCAGCGGGCGATCGACTGAGGCGGCGCCCGGGCCGCGGGCCGGGCGTCAGCCGTCGAGGCGCGCCCGCAGCAGCGGCCAGGCGTCGGCGAACGCCGGCAGCAGGTCCCGGTCGACGACCTCGTCGACCGGGACCCAGGCGACCGTGATGCTCTCGGCGTCCGTCACGGCGGGCTCGACCGGGCCGCGGGCGTCGCCGAGCACGGTCGTGTACGCCCAGTCGGGGTGACGCAGCACGTGCTCGCCGCGCACCGCCACCGCCGCGGGGTCGACGCCCGCCTCCTCCTGCGCCTCGCGCAGCGCGGCCTGCGCCGCGGTCTCGTCGGGCTCGCGTGCGCCCCCTGGCAGGCCCCACGTGCCGCCCTGGTCGCTCCAGGGCGCGCGGTGCTGCAGCACGACGTCGGTGGCGCGTCCGGTGCCGTCACGCCGCACCAGCAGCAGCCCGGCGGCACCGTGCAGGCCCCAGTGGCGCCGCCCGCAGGCGCACTCCACCCACCCGTCGCCGGGGCGACGGGGCTGCGGACCCGTGCGCGACGCGCTCAGCCGACGATCTCGCAGATCGCGCCGCCGGCGCTCACGCTGGAGCCGACGCCGGCGACGAGCGACTGGACCGTGCCGGCGCGGTGGGCGACCAGGGGCTGCTCCATCTTCATGGCCTCGAGGACCACCACCAGGTCGCCCTCCGCGACCTGGGCGCCCTCGGCCACCGCGACCTTGACGATCGTGCCCTGCATGGGCGAGGCGAGCGTCGTGCCGTTCGACCCGCCGCTGCGCCCGGACCGCGGGCGTGACGTGCGTCGCGGACCGGCGCCGGGGCGTGTCCCGGCCCCGCCGCGACCCGGACCGGTCCCGGAGGTGCGTCCGAGCCCCAGGGCGGCCGGCAGCACGACCTCGAGCCGCTTGCCGCCGACCTCGACGACCACGCGCTCCAGCGCGCCGTCGGGCAGCTGCGCCTCCTCCGGCGCCGGGGCGGGGCGGCCCAGCCCCGCGACGGTCTGCGCGAACTCGGTCTCGATCCACCGGGTGTGCACGGTGAACGGGGTGGTGTCGTCCGCCGGGACGAACGCCTGCGACTGAAGGACCGCGCGGTGGAAGGGCACGACGGTCGGGATGCCGACCACCTCGAGCTCGGCGAGCGCGCGGCGCGCCCGCTCGACGGCCTGGCGGCGCGTCGCGCCCGTGACGACCAGCTTGGCGATCATCGAGTCGAACAGGCCGGACACGGTGTCGCCCTCGACGACACCGGAGTCCACGCGCACCCCCGGGCCGGAGGGGAGGCGCAGCCGGGAGATGCGACCGGGAGCCGGCAGGAACCCGGCGGCCGGGTCCTCGCCGTTGATGCGGAACTCGATCGAGTGCCCGCGGGTGACGACCTCGGTGTAGCCGAGCGGCTCGCCGGCGGCGATGCGCAGCTGCTCGCGCACCAGGTCGATGCCGCTGATCTCCTCGGTGACGGGGTGCTCGACCTGCAGGCGGGTGTTCACCTCGAGGAACGACACCGTGCCGTCGGCGCCCACGAGGAACTCGCAGGTGCCGGCGCCCACGTACCCGGCCTCCCGCAGGATCGCCTGCGACGCGGCGACGAGCGTGGCGTGCTGCTCGTCGGTGAGGAACGGCGCGGGCGCCTCCTCCACGAGCTTCTGGTGGCGGCGCTGCAGCGAGCAGTCACGCGTCGAGACGACGACGACCGTGCCGTGCGCGTCGGCGAGGCACTGCGTCTCGACGTGCCGCGGCCGGTCCAGGTAGCGCTCCACGAAGCACTCACCGCGTCCGAACGCCGCGACGGCCTCCCGGACCGCGGACTCGTACATCTCGTCGATCTCGTCGGCCTCGCGCGCGACCTTCAGGCCCCGGCCGCCGCCGCCGAACGCGGCCTTGATGGCCACGGGCAGCCCGTGCTCCGCCGCGAACGCGTGGATCTCCGCGACGTCGCGCACCGGCTCCGGCGTGCCCGCGACCAGCGGTGCGCCTGCGCGGTGGGCGATGTGGCGCGCGCTGACCTTGTCGCCGAGCGCCTCGATCGCCGCGGGCGGTGGGCCCACCCACACCAGGCCGGCGTCGGTCACGGCCTGCGCGAACTGCGCGTTCTCCGACAGGAAGCCGTAGCCGGGGTGGACCGCGTCGGCGCCGGAGCGCCGGGCCACGTCGAGCAGCTTGGCGATGTCGAGGTAGGTCTCGGCCGCGCGGGCGCCGTCGAGGGCGTACGCCTCGTCCGCGACGTGCACGTGCAGCGCGTCACGGTCGGTGTCCGAGTAGACCGCGACGGAGGCGACACCGGCGTCGCGGCAGGCACGGGCGATGCGGACGGCGATCTCCCCGCGGTTCGCGACGAGGACCTTGGTGATGAGGGGCACGGCTCACGGTAGCGCGCCAGAGACGCAGGTCCCGGCTGCGTCGCGGGCCCGCGTCGCAAGACTGGGGCAACCCCCAAGGCCCGCGCGGGCGCCTTGTAGGAACCCACCACGCCGCGCCGCGGGCGGTGGGCGTGGTGGCCCGCGTGCGGTGCGGTCAGGCCTGCCAGAGGGCGGGGACGGTGAGGTCGATGTCCGCCAGCAGGTGCCGCAGCAGGGGCAGGCTCACGCCGACCACGGTGTGGTGGTCGCCCTCGATGCGCTCCACGAACGGTCCGCCCAGCCCGTCGATCGTGAAGGCGCCGGCCACGGTCAGCGGCTCACGGGTCGCGACGTACGCCGTGATCTCGTCGTCCGAGAGGTCCGCGAAGTGCACCACCGTGGAGGCGGTCGCGCCGAGCGTCGCACCCGTGCCGCCGTCGGCCGGGTCGCGCTCGTCCACCAGCCAGTGGCCCGTGTGCAGCACGCCGCTGCGCCCGCGCATGGCCTGCCAGCGGGCCACCGCGTCCTGCGCGTCGACCGGCTTGCCCAGCACCTCGCCGTCGATCTCGAGCATCGAGTCGCAGCCCAGCACGACGACGTCCTCGTCCTGCCACCCCTCGACGTCGAGGTCGTCGAGGCGCCGCGCCACGTCCTCGGCCTTGGCCTGCGCGAGCACGAGCACCGCGTCCGCCGGCTCCAGGTCGCCGAAGCGCTCGCGGGCCGCGGCGAGGACGGCGTCCTCGTCGACGCCGGACACGGCGACCAGCGGAGCCAGGCCGGCGGCGGCGAGGGTCGCGCGGCGGGCGGGGGAGGCGGAGGCGAG
This region includes:
- a CDS encoding purine-nucleoside phosphorylase; translated protein: MTDVSPARDLTGGALPSLDDPTTDPFDVARLAAEVIAQRTGVARHDVALVLGSGWGGAADLLGETVTEIPSHEVPGFTRAAVAGHVGMLRSVRIAGDGTRPDRYALVLGSRTHLYEGRGVRRVVHGVRTAAATGASTVVLTNGCGGLNLAWGPGTPVLIRDHINLTATSPLEGATFVDLTDLYSSRLRAVAREVDASLDEGVYVQFPGPHYETPAEVAMAGRLGGDLVGMSTTLEAIAARHAGLEVLGISLVTNLAAGISPEPLDHAEVLEAGRAAGPRISALLAEVVRRL
- a CDS encoding acetyl/propionyl/methylcrotonyl-CoA carboxylase subunit alpha: MPLITKVLVANRGEIAVRIARACRDAGVASVAVYSDTDRDALHVHVADEAYALDGARAAETYLDIAKLLDVARRSGADAVHPGYGFLSENAQFAQAVTDAGLVWVGPPPAAIEALGDKVSARHIAHRAGAPLVAGTPEPVRDVAEIHAFAAEHGLPVAIKAAFGGGGRGLKVAREADEIDEMYESAVREAVAAFGRGECFVERYLDRPRHVETQCLADAHGTVVVVSTRDCSLQRRHQKLVEEAPAPFLTDEQHATLVAASQAILREAGYVGAGTCEFLVGADGTVSFLEVNTRLQVEHPVTEEISGIDLVREQLRIAAGEPLGYTEVVTRGHSIEFRINGEDPAAGFLPAPGRISRLRLPSGPGVRVDSGVVEGDTVSGLFDSMIAKLVVTGATRRQAVERARRALAELEVVGIPTVVPFHRAVLQSQAFVPADDTTPFTVHTRWIETEFAQTVAGLGRPAPAPEEAQLPDGALERVVVEVGGKRLEVVLPAALGLGRTSGTGPGRGGAGTRPGAGPRRTSRPRSGRSGGSNGTTLASPMQGTIVKVAVAEGAQVAEGDLVVVLEAMKMEQPLVAHRAGTVQSLVAGVGSSVSAGGAICEIVG
- a CDS encoding phospho-sugar mutase, with protein sequence MEDDAWDDLVRRVGAWVADDPDPRTADELTSLLQTARDTPEPGDDGPVADLARQEAQAARADLEDRFSGLLQFGTAGLRGELGGGPHRMNRAVVIRAAAGLADFLTGELEGATPPPRVVVGYDARHNSHTFALDTAAVMTAVGIDVLLLPRPLPTPVLASAVRRFGADAGVMVTASHNPPQDNGYKVYLGGRVVTGAGQGAQIVPPADTAIAAAIARVPSVASVPRAASGWTVLGEDVVEAYAADAAAVAPGGDPDHRARLKVVVTPLHGVGGALTRDVLTRAGFTDVTLVPEQAEPDPDFPTVAFPNPEEPGATDLALALAAAMRADLVVAVDPDADRCALALIDPRAHVPARGPETPQADGWRMLTGDEVGALLGADAAARVRADDRPDGAAPTLACSIVSSRLLAAIAADAGLRFASTLTGFKWISRVDGLVFGYEEALGYCVDPAHVRDKDGMSAAVRVCDLAARLAAEGRTLVDALDDLARAHGLHATGQVSARFADLSRIGATMSALRERPPAQLAGSPVVEVVDLAAGTDDDRGGLPPTDGLRLLTADGTRVVVRPSGTEPKVKAYLEVVVPVAADADRGALDTAHRTARERLDHLAADVRTALGLDGS
- a CDS encoding Maf family protein, which codes for MTRLLLASASPARRATLAAAGLAPLVAVSGVDEDAVLAAARERFGDLEPADAVLVLAQAKAEDVARRLDDLDVEGWQDEDVVVLGCDSMLEIDGEVLGKPVDAQDAVARWQAMRGRSGVLHTGHWLVDERDPADGGTGATLGATASTVVHFADLSDDEITAYVATREPLTVAGAFTIDGLGGPFVERIEGDHHTVVGVSLPLLRHLLADIDLTVPALWQA
- a CDS encoding DUF6055 domain-containing protein; amino-acid sequence: MGPIRRGTVVVALVAAFVLGAALASALGDHGAERLRLAVPEPWRAAWSEAHVLEGDRVALAWGGRAGPDPTAAPDALRFDPDVVVAQLEALHALDVDEAGLGADEGPLAEHKLLVVVDGTWAQGPGAATPVDPPVTADEPSGDPVPPTRGAVVDGIALLRVQPAVLASSLEPEVAAAAVAGATASASAAATPSAAGPAPTDGAARSAGVPVPAGTPWELARGVAEALQHLTAAAHPGHGLTPESAATLRTAASAYLATLAVPGDHADVSDHLLAPHLAWGSARQGAAGWLLLQHLADRSSPRLVGDLWTGSSDTEHLLGAYVRLTSSNAAALNRRVTQYAMRVAVDDLTPGGLHQGVDPVLVAHRTTPVEAVADDPSHHRVTGTFAPGAYGYTVVRLVPDGSGTDVRVRVRGHVGSGAGEHPGWSFGLVAVGPGGPRYSPVTEATDGELRLALRAGEDEVYLVVTATPTEVVASGLETFPRTARYPYEFRVAGATVSDPVADLAAEGGHRHPHGGGWVDDTARVDPAAYVATGAVVRGDAVVGPGVRLEGRAWVEGGAELTGDVVVRDVARVLGSARLSGEVVLGGDAVVGFTCDAGAYTAYRPGAVCDPSAVDTDVNPVVPPFAPGETTLSDGLPTVTPSSGPTPEAGPEPSVTSPSRPAAATPPAAAPPSDGAQPGVAAPPAAVPAGACTATYEVVTSWPGGMQAQVTVTATTSGVRGWVLTWTQPDGLEITEQWAAEITRSGSTVTAENMPWNGIIEDGGSVTFGFNGTAASDTARSVPQVRCTRTG
- the deoC gene encoding deoxyribose-phosphate aldolase, with amino-acid sequence MTTDDTPTTHVPLDAVGLARFVDHTLLKPEATRADVEALVAEGVELGVYSVCVSPSFLPLEIPVGLDGAPDLLVATVCGFPSGKHHSDVKAAEAARAVADGAAEVDMVIDVGAAKERRFVDVGRDIAAVRAAVPAPTVLKVIIESAALTDDEIVHVCEAAEAAGADFVKTSTGFHPAGGATVHAVRLMSRTVGGRLGVKASGGIRTAADALAMIEAGATRLGLSGTASVLAGLTADGDY
- a CDS encoding NUDIX hydrolase; amino-acid sequence: MECACGRRHWGLHGAAGLLLVRRDGTGRATDVVLQHRAPWSDQGGTWGLPGGAREPDETAAQAALREAQEEAGVDPAAVAVRGEHVLRHPDWAYTTVLGDARGPVEPAVTDAESITVAWVPVDEVVDRDLLPAFADAWPLLRARLDG
- a CDS encoding NAD(P)H-quinone dehydrogenase — translated: MGPVTSEQTSAAPDQPQVPAVTAASTVRDAPDDPPAGHVVIVGGGPGGYEAALVARRLGARVTVVERAGLGGAAVLTDVVPSKTLIATAEWMTIADRAPELGIRLDALAAVGAGASGAGPGTALRHSIDLRAVNARVKALASAQSDDIRARLAREGVDVVTGTGRLLDPGRVAVTGEDGREHELAADVVLLATGATPRVLPDARPDGERILTWTEMYDLDELPERLVVVGSGVTGAEFAGAYTSLGADVVLVSSRDRVLPGEDADAAELIERIFTQRGMTVMSRSRASAARRTADGVVVTLEDGRTVEGSHVLFAVGSVPTTRGLGLEEAGVRVTPSGHVEVDKVSRTNVRGVYAAGDCTGVLPLASVAATQGRIAMSHALGDAVRPLSLRGISANIFTAPEIATVGLSEARLRETGTHYRTSTLPLSRNPRAKMLGVRDGFVKIFAHAGTGTILGAVVVGPRASESIFPLTLAVTHRLTADQVAEASTVYPSMSGTIAEVARMLHQRAID